Genomic window (Rhodothermales bacterium):
GAGCCAGCTCATCTATACTCGCCGGATTGTGGCTCCGGTGGTTGGAACGAAGCTGGCGGGGAAAGTGGGCGTGACCAACATTGCGACCATCATTGCCGTGGATGACCGGACCTATTCGGCGTCGGGCGATGACAACCCCGTCTTTGCGGTTGCGCGCGTGCGCCGCGACCTGCCCGGCAACGGCGTGGCGGGTGCCGTGCTGACAGCCCGCGAGGAGGGCAGCGACTGGTCCCGCCTGGCCGGTGGTGACATCCGGTTGTACCACTCGCAGAAGTATTTCGTGGAGCTCGAAGGGGTCGGGTCGTGGACGTCGGCGGGCGGTTCGACAGCCTCGGGATCGCTCTTCAAGGGCACGTGGGACCGGACGGGGCGGAACTGGGGATTCAATTACTCGGTCAACGCCATTTCACCGGACTTCCGTGCGGCCGCCGGATTCGTGAACCGGACGGGCTTCATCAACGCATCGTCCTTCAACCGATTGACGGGATACGGCGCGGAAGGCGCACTGATCGAGACGTTCGGGGGATTCGGCGGTGTAAGCCGCCTCTGGGACTACGAAAACACCGGCGATGGCCCGCTGGAAGGCGGTGAACAGCTGTTCCCATCGGCCACCTTGCGCGGTGGATGGCGCCTGAGTGGCTCCCTGGCCCGGAATTTTTTCACGTACGATCCCGCCGCCTACGCTGGCCTCGAGGTGATATCCGGCGCCGGGGCCATTACGCCGTTCACCGTCCCCGGACGCGAGGACAACCTGGTCTCCGGCTCGTTCGGCGTCACCACCCCGACCTTCCGCTCATTCACGGCCAGCGTGACCTACAGCCGCGGAGAAACCGCCCTGTTCGCGGAAGCTGCTCCGGGCTCCAGCCGGCGTGTGGACGTGGTGCTCGACGTACGTCCGACATCGTCGCTGCGTGCGTCGCTCCAGATTACCGATCTTGTACTGAGGCGGGACGTGGACGACAGCCAGTTCTCGTCGGAGCTCATTCCGCGCCTGAAGGTGGAGTACCAGTTGACCCCGTCCGTGTTTTTCCGCGTCATCGGCCAATACGCGGCGCGGGAACGTTCGGCGCTCCGTGACCGGGAAGGACGTCCCATCCTGTCCGGCGGCGCACTGACCACGGCCAGCGAGCAGAACACGTTGAACCTGGATGTGCTCTTTTCCTACCGCCCGTCGCCCGGCACTCTCGTGTATCTGGGCTACGGCTCGGCCATGGACGACGTGGGCCAGAAGCGCTTCGAACAATTCGACCGCACCGCCGACGGCTTCTTCACCAAGATCAGCTACTCCTTCCGGGCGGACCGCTAACCCCCCAAGAAGCGAATATTTCCCAGCTCAGATGCCTTCCGGAAGTAGCGTGCATCGGCCGTCATCATGGTTGATCCCGTTTCCAATGCTACAGCGTGGTAGAGTGTATCGAAAAGGTGGTGTTTCAGTTCGGTTGATAGCCGTACTGCGCGACTCCAGATCTCAACTTCGTCGAATGTTTGCCACTCCAGTGCGTGCAACAATGCCGTGTCTGCCTCTGCAGACTCCGGACTGAGGCGTGCCAGCA
Coding sequences:
- a CDS encoding DUF5916 domain-containing protein yields the protein MTVIPDLKLSRCAPAARAFAHVLVLTLIVTLASALAAPALAREQVQERQRTQARQHAALDVSPPRIEAEIVVDGVLDEPEWQQAAVLSDFSQYQPVDGRPASDPTEVRVWYSPQAIHFGIHARELHGDVVRATQANRDNINSEDQIQILLDTNNDSRIAFVFAVNPFGVQADGTRSDNFGGGAGGRSATGGGSRNINPMDGNLDLNPDFRFDSAGRLVDDGYVVEVRIPFRSLRFQDAEVQDWGLHILRRVQHSGFQDTWAPAVRANASFLGQSGTLKGLTGFQRGRILEIAPSVTGRLDGAEDSGGDWAYSEEAEIGADLKWGIRQNLTLNGTINPDFSQVEADVGQVVLNERFALFFPEKRPFFLDGLELFDTPSQLIYTRRIVAPVVGTKLAGKVGVTNIATIIAVDDRTYSASGDDNPVFAVARVRRDLPGNGVAGAVLTAREEGSDWSRLAGGDIRLYHSQKYFVELEGVGSWTSAGGSTASGSLFKGTWDRTGRNWGFNYSVNAISPDFRAAAGFVNRTGFINASSFNRLTGYGAEGALIETFGGFGGVSRLWDYENTGDGPLEGGEQLFPSATLRGGWRLSGSLARNFFTYDPAAYAGLEVISGAGAITPFTVPGREDNLVSGSFGVTTPTFRSFTASVTYSRGETALFAEAAPGSSRRVDVVLDVRPTSSLRASLQITDLVLRRDVDDSQFSSELIPRLKVEYQLTPSVFFRVIGQYAARERSALRDREGRPILSGGALTTASEQNTLNLDVLFSYRPSPGTLVYLGYGSAMDDVGQKRFEQFDRTADGFFTKISYSFRADR
- a CDS encoding type II toxin-antitoxin system VapC family toxin, coding for MITLDASVIVAALIPSSASTELFRHGRDVWADVQSGRVSVCQPVHWLAETAGVLARLSPESAEADTALLHALEWQTFDEVEIWSRAVRLSTELKHHLFDTLYHAVALETGSTMMTADARYFRKASELGNIRFLGG